A single region of the Changchengzhania lutea genome encodes:
- a CDS encoding FdhF/YdeP family oxidoreductase, producing the protein MSTTPQDKAKTPEAFLDLKITKPDKNSVGFAAIKSTISQTIKYMDPIKAIKIMRKINQKGGFDCPGCAWPDPDDERSSLGEYCENGIKAMAEEAQKTLVTQDFFEMHSVDELAQLSDFEIGKSGRLSEPMYLAEHATHYKPITWEDAFEKVGTHLNALGSPDEAVFYTSGRTTNEAAFLYQLFVREFGTANLPDCSNMCHEASGSALNETLGIGKGSVTLDDLYKADLVMVIGQNPGTNHPRMLLALEKCKNNGGKIMAINPLQEAGLMKFTDPQSVLKLLTSGTKLTDVFVPITINGDVAFFKAILLKLLEKEEQLGNVFDKAFIESYANGYDVFIADLKTYNFEDCLEKSGVTEAIFNDAFELILNNENIIICWAMGLTQHQNAVDNIRELVNLLLLKGSIGKEGAGTCPVRGHSNVQGDRTVGVWDAAPQAFLDKIEAKYGFKPTTKHGYSVIDSIKAMYEKKAKVFFGLGGNFISAVPDTAYSAEALSNCNLTVHVSTKLNRSHLVTGKEALIFPCLGRAEKDYQKTGVQTQSVENSMGIVSSTKGILEPCSESLLSEVAVVCGIANATLKGRSKINWLAYKDDYNLVRDDIAEVVSGFENFNAKLKQPAGFYLPNGARVRKFDTNTGRANFSINKLPSWTLKDSELIMMTIRSHDQFNTTIYGLNDRYRGVFNERRIIFMNRDDMKSRGLVEKQVVNLRSEFKGVIRKANKFKVVGYDIPKNCCATYFPETNVLVPLDSYAHTAKTPASKSIAITVEPDIQIN; encoded by the coding sequence ATGAGCACCACACCCCAAGATAAAGCAAAAACCCCAGAAGCGTTTCTCGATTTAAAAATCACAAAACCCGATAAGAATAGTGTCGGTTTTGCTGCCATAAAATCGACCATATCCCAAACTATCAAGTATATGGATCCCATAAAGGCGATCAAAATTATGCGTAAGATAAATCAAAAAGGGGGTTTTGATTGCCCGGGTTGTGCATGGCCAGATCCTGATGATGAGCGCTCTTCGTTAGGGGAATACTGTGAGAATGGCATAAAAGCCATGGCTGAAGAAGCTCAAAAAACTTTAGTCACTCAGGATTTTTTTGAAATGCATTCTGTGGATGAGCTCGCACAATTATCTGATTTTGAAATTGGAAAATCCGGTAGACTTTCTGAGCCCATGTACCTAGCAGAACATGCTACACATTATAAACCCATCACTTGGGAAGATGCTTTTGAAAAAGTGGGGACACATTTAAATGCCTTAGGCTCTCCAGATGAAGCTGTTTTTTATACATCAGGAAGAACCACCAATGAAGCCGCTTTTTTATATCAGTTGTTCGTGCGTGAGTTTGGAACGGCCAATTTGCCAGATTGCTCAAATATGTGCCATGAAGCCAGTGGCAGTGCGCTTAACGAAACACTTGGTATAGGAAAAGGATCGGTTACATTAGACGATTTATATAAAGCCGATTTGGTCATGGTCATCGGGCAAAACCCTGGTACCAATCATCCTAGAATGCTATTGGCACTTGAAAAATGCAAAAACAATGGTGGTAAAATTATGGCAATCAACCCGCTTCAAGAAGCTGGTTTAATGAAATTTACAGATCCACAGAGCGTTTTAAAATTATTAACTAGTGGCACCAAATTGACTGATGTATTTGTGCCCATTACCATCAATGGGGATGTGGCGTTCTTCAAGGCCATACTCCTTAAATTATTAGAAAAGGAAGAACAGCTCGGGAATGTTTTTGATAAAGCATTTATCGAATCCTATGCAAACGGTTATGACGTCTTCATTGCAGATTTAAAAACTTATAATTTTGAAGATTGTCTAGAAAAATCTGGTGTAACAGAAGCCATATTTAATGATGCTTTTGAATTGATTTTAAACAACGAAAATATTATTATATGTTGGGCCATGGGATTGACGCAGCATCAAAACGCGGTAGATAACATTCGTGAGTTGGTGAATTTATTACTACTGAAAGGCAGCATTGGTAAAGAAGGAGCAGGAACCTGTCCTGTTCGTGGGCATTCTAATGTCCAAGGCGACAGAACAGTTGGCGTGTGGGATGCAGCGCCTCAGGCATTTTTAGATAAAATCGAAGCAAAATATGGATTTAAGCCAACAACAAAACATGGATACTCTGTTATAGATTCTATAAAAGCGATGTATGAAAAAAAGGCTAAAGTATTTTTTGGCTTAGGCGGAAATTTTATTTCAGCGGTTCCTGATACGGCGTATTCAGCCGAAGCTTTATCCAATTGTAACTTGACCGTGCATGTGAGTACAAAACTGAATCGGTCACATTTGGTAACCGGAAAAGAAGCACTTATCTTTCCATGTTTAGGTCGTGCAGAAAAGGACTATCAAAAAACCGGGGTTCAAACACAGAGTGTGGAAAATTCTATGGGCATCGTATCCTCAACAAAAGGTATATTGGAGCCTTGTTCAGAGTCACTATTAAGTGAGGTCGCAGTGGTTTGTGGGATAGCCAATGCCACGTTAAAAGGACGTTCTAAAATCAACTGGCTTGCTTATAAAGATGATTATAATTTAGTGCGAGATGATATAGCCGAAGTAGTTAGTGGTTTTGAAAATTTCAATGCCAAATTAAAACAACCTGCTGGTTTTTATCTGCCCAATGGTGCTCGCGTTAGAAAGTTTGATACCAATACCGGACGCGCCAATTTTTCTATTAATAAACTCCCAAGTTGGACATTAAAAGATTCCGAACTTATAATGATGACCATTAGGAGCCATGATCAATTCAATACCACCATTTATGGTTTAAATGACAGGTATCGCGGCGTGTTTAATGAGCGTCGTATTATATTTATGAATCGGGATGACATGAAATCTAGGGGTTTGGTGGAAAAGCAAGTGGTCAATTTAAGGTCGGAATTTAAAGGTGTAATTAGAAAAGCCAATAAGTTTAAAGTCGTAGGCTATGATATTCCAAAAAATTGTTGTGCCACGTATTTCCCAGAAACCAATGTTTTAGTACCGCTGGATAGTTATGCTCACACGGCAAAAACACCAGCATCAAAGAGTATCGCAATAACCGTTGAACCAGATATTCAGATAAACTAA
- a CDS encoding DUF4202 domain-containing protein — MQESKFKRAIVLIDEYNQKDPNQVTVDGNIYPKELLYSQRMTTTLLGFETNPSEALQIAARAQHICRWQIPRKDYPMTRVGYLKWRETLKKMHAELTADILNTVGYEKEFIKRVSFLINKKQIKKDEESQTLEDVICLVFLEYYLGDFAVKHDDDKVIDILRKTWKKMSKKGHEAALNIKYSDKELKLVKAALESQ; from the coding sequence ATGCAAGAATCTAAATTTAAGCGAGCTATTGTATTGATAGATGAATACAATCAAAAAGATCCAAATCAGGTTACCGTTGATGGAAATATCTATCCAAAAGAGTTGTTATACTCACAACGCATGACGACAACACTTTTAGGTTTTGAAACAAATCCTTCTGAGGCGCTACAAATTGCGGCTCGGGCACAACATATTTGCAGATGGCAAATTCCTAGAAAGGACTATCCCATGACAAGAGTAGGCTATTTGAAATGGCGAGAAACCTTAAAGAAAATGCATGCAGAACTAACCGCTGATATTTTAAATACTGTGGGTTATGAAAAAGAATTTATAAAGCGCGTGTCTTTTTTAATCAACAAAAAGCAGATTAAAAAAGATGAAGAATCCCAAACACTTGAAGATGTGATTTGTCTAGTGTTTTTAGAGTATTACTTGGGAGATTTCGCGGTAAAACATGACGACGATAAGGTTATAGATATTTTAAGGAAAACCTGGAAAAAAATGTCTAAAAAAGGTCATGAAGCGGCACTTAATATCAAGTATTCCGATAAAGAACTTAAGCTTGTAAAAGCTGCGCTTGAATCTCAATAG
- a CDS encoding ABC1 kinase family protein, protein MSILPERIERYRKFFSFIIKYYNSDLVNYASDKAMDNEASEDNTYDIDPKDFTNDLKSMGPAYIKLGQLLSTRPDLLPKAHLMALSELQDDVDPIDFKTVHDIFEEEVGTRISKAFESFDEEPLASASIGQVHKARLHSGKLVAVKIQRPNVREKFLSDLDTLKEVADWSVKHSKDAKKYNVAELIEELRFTLLKELDYKAEAQNLILLRENLKSFQRLQIPEPILDYSTYKVLTMEYIEGKKVTEINPLRRIENDLTPLVDDLVKAYLKQVIVDGIAHADPHPGNIHITKYNKLALMDLGMVAQFPENLQEHILQLMIGLSKYDSAEVIRVVLEISTYDKTTADIDSFEKSISRLLLENQNKTAESMQTGRFIIQVNRIAAMNNIKLPVALNMLAKILLNLDQIVAALSPDYDINKTIRGYIEELMHKKMTDEMKPENLFNVALETKKLAEKMPERLNQIFDKLANNTFEMKVNAIDETRFTDAFQKVANRITLGIIIASMIIGAAMLIKIPTSWTILGYPALAILLFLAAALIGFYVIYQIMVKDENFKNKK, encoded by the coding sequence ATGTCAATATTACCAGAACGTATAGAAAGATACCGTAAATTCTTTAGTTTCATTATTAAGTATTATAACAGCGACCTAGTTAACTACGCTTCAGACAAAGCCATGGATAACGAGGCATCAGAAGATAACACCTATGATATAGACCCGAAAGATTTTACCAATGATCTTAAAAGTATGGGGCCAGCATATATAAAATTGGGGCAACTGTTATCTACCCGACCAGATTTATTGCCGAAAGCGCATCTAATGGCACTTAGTGAATTACAAGACGATGTTGACCCTATAGATTTTAAAACGGTTCATGATATTTTTGAAGAAGAGGTTGGCACTAGAATTTCGAAAGCCTTTGAATCTTTTGACGAAGAACCGCTTGCGAGCGCTTCTATAGGACAGGTTCATAAAGCACGGTTGCATTCTGGAAAATTGGTGGCCGTTAAAATTCAAAGGCCAAATGTTAGGGAGAAATTTCTGTCCGATTTGGATACCTTAAAAGAGGTAGCAGACTGGTCTGTAAAACATTCAAAAGACGCTAAAAAATATAATGTTGCCGAATTAATAGAAGAATTGCGGTTCACTTTATTAAAAGAATTGGATTATAAAGCGGAGGCCCAAAATTTAATCTTGCTAAGAGAAAACCTAAAGTCATTTCAGCGTTTGCAAATTCCAGAGCCCATTTTAGACTATTCTACATACAAGGTGCTCACTATGGAGTACATTGAAGGCAAAAAGGTAACAGAAATCAATCCCTTAAGACGAATTGAAAACGACTTGACGCCTTTAGTGGACGATTTGGTAAAAGCTTATTTAAAACAAGTCATTGTTGACGGTATAGCGCATGCAGACCCGCACCCTGGTAATATTCATATTACCAAATACAATAAATTGGCCTTGATGGATTTGGGTATGGTCGCACAGTTTCCTGAAAATTTACAAGAGCACATTTTACAACTTATGATTGGCCTAAGCAAATATGATAGTGCCGAAGTCATAAGAGTTGTATTAGAAATTAGTACTTACGACAAAACTACGGCAGATATTGACAGTTTCGAGAAAAGCATAAGCAGGCTTTTGTTGGAAAATCAAAATAAAACTGCGGAAAGTATGCAAACCGGTCGATTTATTATTCAAGTGAATCGTATTGCGGCTATGAACAACATTAAATTACCGGTAGCGCTTAATATGCTTGCAAAAATACTACTCAATCTAGATCAAATTGTCGCTGCTTTATCTCCCGATTATGATATCAATAAGACCATTAGAGGTTATATTGAAGAGTTAATGCATAAGAAAATGACCGATGAAATGAAACCCGAAAATCTGTTTAATGTAGCATTGGAAACGAAGAAATTAGCTGAAAAAATGCCAGAACGCCTAAACCAAATATTTGATAAGTTGGCGAACAATACATTTGAGATGAAGGTGAATGCCATTGACGAAACCCGTTTTACGGATGCTTTTCAAAAGGTGGCGAATCGTATCACTTTAGGTATCATTATAGCCTCAATGATTATTGGTGCTGCTATGCTTATTAAAATTCCAACATCGTGGACCATTCTTGGATATCCAGCACTTGCCATTTTACTTTTTCTTGCGGCTGCACTAATAGGATTCTATGTCATTTATCAAATTATGGTCAAAGACGAAAATTTTAAGAATAAAAAATAA
- the moaA gene encoding GTP 3',8-cyclase MoaA, whose product MKDNSEILRDAYGRDHAYLRISLIERCNLRCSYCMPEAGVPLSPKSHLMTYEEIYDIAKIFVKHGVNKIRLTGGEPLIRKDIPIILEKLAALPVELSITSNAVIIHKFIDVLKENGVKSINVSLDSLDRAKFKQITRRDQFDIVYKNILLLVKKGFNVKVNAVLMKGFNDNEIIDFINFTKDLPISVRFIEFMPFDGNKWDLSKMVSYAEVMNYVNKTFTEDKIERLQDAPNDTSKNYKIKGYKGSFAIISSVTNPFCDSCNRLRLTANGQLKNCLFSATESDLLTTLRAGKSIEPVIQKAVQAKLKVRGGMDTLAKLQEPKLHNNNRSMITIGG is encoded by the coding sequence ATGAAAGATAATTCAGAAATTTTAAGGGATGCATATGGTAGAGACCATGCTTATTTACGTATTTCATTGATTGAGCGCTGCAATTTGCGCTGTTCCTATTGCATGCCTGAAGCAGGGGTGCCACTTTCTCCTAAAAGTCACTTGATGACTTATGAGGAAATTTACGATATAGCAAAAATCTTTGTGAAACATGGGGTGAATAAAATTAGACTTACAGGCGGCGAACCTCTAATTAGAAAGGACATTCCAATCATTTTAGAAAAATTAGCCGCTCTCCCCGTTGAGTTATCCATCACTTCAAACGCTGTAATTATTCATAAATTTATTGATGTTTTGAAAGAAAATGGTGTAAAAAGTATCAATGTAAGTTTGGATTCTTTAGACAGAGCGAAGTTTAAACAAATTACACGTAGAGACCAGTTTGATATTGTTTATAAAAACATATTACTTCTAGTTAAAAAAGGATTTAACGTGAAAGTAAATGCTGTTTTAATGAAAGGTTTTAACGATAATGAAATTATAGATTTTATTAATTTCACTAAAGATTTACCAATTTCTGTTCGCTTTATTGAGTTTATGCCCTTTGATGGCAATAAATGGGATCTGAGTAAAATGGTGTCCTATGCTGAAGTCATGAATTATGTTAATAAAACTTTCACCGAAGATAAAATTGAACGTTTACAGGATGCGCCAAACGACACGTCCAAAAACTATAAAATAAAAGGCTACAAGGGTAGTTTCGCAATCATCAGTTCGGTTACCAATCCATTTTGCGATTCGTGTAACAGGTTACGTTTAACGGCAAACGGTCAATTAAAAAATTGTTTGTTTTCTGCAACGGAATCTGATTTATTGACCACGCTCCGAGCAGGAAAATCTATTGAGCCTGTTATTCAAAAAGCAGTGCAAGCCAAATTAAAAGTGCGAGGCGGCATGGATACTTTAGCAAAACTTCAAGAACCAAAATTGCACAATAACAATAGAAGCATGATTACTATTGGGGGCTAG
- the moaCB gene encoding bifunctional molybdenum cofactor biosynthesis protein MoaC/MoaB, which translates to MVDITHKATTLRTAVAQAIVKVSKPETITAIQTDTVPKGNVFAMSKAAGLLGVKRTPDILPDCHPLPIEFTSVEYDINGLEIIVLFTVKTIYKTGVEVEAMHGASVVALNMYDMLKPIDKGIEIHAIKLLNKKGGKSDFRDRFRKDLKAVVIVCSDTIAAGHKEDKAGKAIIEKLESCDVKIEDYIIIPDEIHDIQEKAKTFQERGVDLIIYTGGTGLSGRDVTPEALLPLLDRRIPGIEETIRSYGQDRTPFSMLSRSVAGTIKDTLILALPGSTNGAKESMDAIFPSVLHIFRILQGARHD; encoded by the coding sequence ATGGTCGATATCACACACAAAGCAACAACATTAAGAACCGCAGTAGCCCAAGCCATTGTAAAGGTTAGTAAACCTGAAACGATTACTGCTATTCAAACCGATACTGTCCCAAAAGGGAACGTATTCGCCATGAGCAAAGCGGCAGGATTATTAGGGGTAAAACGAACACCAGATATTCTACCAGACTGTCATCCCTTACCTATTGAATTTACCAGTGTAGAGTACGATATTAATGGATTGGAAATTATCGTTTTATTCACTGTAAAAACCATTTATAAAACAGGTGTTGAAGTTGAGGCGATGCATGGTGCCAGTGTGGTGGCATTAAATATGTACGATATGCTTAAGCCAATTGATAAAGGCATCGAAATTCACGCTATAAAACTATTGAACAAAAAAGGTGGCAAATCTGATTTCAGGGACCGTTTTAGAAAAGATTTAAAAGCAGTCGTTATTGTGTGTTCTGATACTATTGCGGCAGGACATAAAGAAGACAAAGCTGGAAAGGCAATTATAGAGAAATTAGAATCCTGTGATGTAAAAATTGAAGATTATATTATTATCCCTGATGAAATTCATGATATTCAAGAAAAAGCAAAAACGTTTCAAGAACGCGGTGTCGATTTAATTATTTACACCGGTGGAACAGGGCTTTCCGGACGTGATGTAACTCCAGAAGCGTTGCTACCATTATTGGATAGAAGAATACCTGGCATTGAGGAGACCATTAGAAGTTACGGACAAGACCGAACGCCATTCTCCATGTTATCAAGAAGTGTCGCTGGCACTATAAAAGACACCTTAATTTTGGCCTTACCAGGCTCAACAAACGGTGCCAAAGAATCTATGGATGCTATTTTTCCATCAGTTTTACACATTTTCAGAATTCTACAAGGTGCTAGACATGATTAG
- a CDS encoding four helix bundle protein translates to MPYTFSFEKLNVWIDSKELIKLIYIITKDFPSEEKFGLTSQLRRASVSIASNLAEGTSRKTNKDKAHFTTLSFSSLMEVLNQIIIARELNFIDKNNYQILRTEIEKISNKLNALRKAQLNK, encoded by the coding sequence ATGCCGTACACATTTTCATTTGAAAAACTAAATGTTTGGATTGATTCTAAGGAATTAATAAAACTCATTTATATCATAACAAAAGATTTCCCTAGTGAAGAAAAATTTGGGTTAACAAGTCAACTTAGAAGAGCATCAGTTTCTATTGCTTCAAATTTAGCTGAAGGCACATCAAGAAAGACCAACAAGGATAAAGCGCATTTCACAACACTTTCTTTTAGCTCATTAATGGAAGTTTTGAACCAAATTATTATTGCAAGGGAATTAAATTTTATAGACAAGAATAATTATCAAATACTTAGAACAGAAATTGAAAAGATTTCTAACAAGCTTAATGCATTACGAAAAGCACAGTTAAACAAATAA
- a CDS encoding molybdenum cofactor biosynthesis protein MoaE, with the protein MKDKKPKNVFHQGAISSEFIGKSIYKHQTKTSIGAHNIFLGQVRADVIENKTVAAITYTAYEDMANQKFHEIREAAFEKFELICMHIYHSLGTVKAGEICLFVFVSSPRRKVVFKALEYIVEEIKAHAPVFGKEIFEDDSHQWKINT; encoded by the coding sequence ATGAAAGATAAAAAACCAAAGAACGTATTTCACCAAGGTGCTATTTCTTCTGAATTTATTGGAAAATCTATATACAAACATCAAACAAAAACGAGCATAGGCGCTCACAACATATTTTTAGGACAAGTACGTGCCGATGTTATAGAAAACAAAACAGTAGCCGCCATAACATATACAGCTTATGAGGATATGGCCAATCAAAAATTTCATGAAATCAGGGAAGCTGCTTTTGAGAAATTTGAACTTATTTGTATGCATATCTATCACAGTTTAGGAACCGTGAAAGCTGGAGAAATTTGCCTATTTGTATTTGTATCCTCTCCAAGACGAAAAGTGGTTTTTAAAGCTTTGGAATATATAGTTGAAGAAATAAAAGCACATGCGCCTGTTTTTGGAAAAGAGATATTTGAAGATGATTCACATCAGTGGAAAATAAACACATAA
- the moeB gene encoding HesA/MoeB/ThiF family protein, with protein sequence MSRYNRHIILSEIGQAGQDKLSNAKVLVIGAGGLGCPILQYLAAAGIGTIGIIDFDTVDISNLQRQILFGTSSLGKNKALAATERLEDLNNSISILAYPKKLTHKNAIDLFNNYDIIVDGSDNFETRYLINDACIITNKPLVFGAIYKFEGQVSVFNYNNGPSYRCLFPNPPKKNSIPNCSEIGVLGVLPGIIGSMQANEVLKMILGIGKVLSGQLFCYNALTFQKSILKINRSEETILSVIKDKENFHKRALDFNCEIHSVCIEDFLSEENIQFIDVREAHEQPKIEDFPITYIPLNQLENSLDNIDATKKKAIFCQSGIRSKRAVEILQELDIQNCFSINEGASEIIESYKVFKTLQE encoded by the coding sequence GTGAGTAGATACAACAGACATATCATTTTATCAGAAATCGGGCAAGCTGGTCAAGATAAACTCTCCAATGCCAAAGTATTGGTTATTGGTGCAGGTGGATTGGGCTGTCCCATACTACAATATTTAGCGGCTGCAGGAATTGGGACTATTGGTATTATCGATTTTGATACTGTTGACATTTCAAACTTGCAACGACAGATTTTATTTGGAACATCATCTTTAGGAAAAAATAAAGCATTAGCTGCAACAGAGCGTCTAGAAGACTTAAATAACAGTATTTCCATTTTGGCATATCCTAAAAAGCTAACACATAAAAATGCCATTGATTTGTTCAATAACTACGATATTATTGTTGATGGATCCGATAATTTTGAAACCCGCTACCTAATTAACGATGCTTGCATAATTACAAATAAGCCTTTAGTATTTGGAGCGATTTACAAGTTTGAAGGACAGGTTTCGGTATTCAACTATAATAACGGCCCAAGTTACCGCTGCCTCTTTCCAAATCCGCCCAAAAAGAACAGCATCCCAAATTGTTCAGAAATTGGAGTGTTAGGTGTGCTGCCCGGAATTATAGGTAGCATGCAAGCCAACGAAGTTCTAAAAATGATATTGGGAATTGGCAAGGTGCTTTCAGGGCAATTATTCTGTTATAATGCATTAACGTTTCAAAAATCGATTTTGAAAATTAATAGATCTGAAGAAACAATTCTATCGGTTATAAAGGACAAAGAAAACTTTCATAAAAGGGCGTTGGACTTTAATTGTGAAATTCATTCTGTTTGCATTGAAGATTTTCTGTCTGAAGAAAACATTCAATTTATTGACGTTAGAGAAGCGCACGAACAGCCCAAAATTGAAGATTTTCCCATTACATATATTCCATTGAATCAATTAGAAAATAGTTTAGACAACATTGATGCGACAAAAAAGAAAGCTATTTTTTGTCAATCGGGAATACGAAGTAAACGCGCGGTTGAAATTTTACAAGAATTAGATATTCAAAACTGTTTCAGTATTAATGAAGGCGCTTCAGAAATAATTGAATCCTACAAGGTTTTTAAAACCTTGCAGGAATAA
- a CDS encoding MoaD/ThiS family protein: protein MYITIKYFGQIAELTQMEEESLEFSGTLISELLDLLYSKYNLLKSKDFQVAQNQELVSIETEVTGKDIALLPPFAGG from the coding sequence ATGTACATAACCATTAAATATTTTGGTCAAATAGCAGAATTGACGCAAATGGAAGAAGAATCTTTAGAGTTTTCAGGTACTTTAATTTCTGAGCTTTTAGATCTGTTATATTCAAAATATAACCTTTTAAAATCGAAAGATTTTCAAGTCGCACAAAATCAGGAATTGGTTTCTATTGAAACTGAAGTTACAGGGAAAGACATTGCTTTATTACCACCTTTTGCGGGAGGATAA
- the mobA gene encoding molybdenum cofactor guanylyltransferase gives MIKKHNITGIILAGGKSSRMGTDKGFLLFKNKPFIQYSINALKPLTNEILIVSDNPDYDKFGLKRINDITKDTGPISGICSGLVASSTAYNLILSCDIPLINSNILQKLVDAIDDESEIIQIESNGKTMPLIAVYHRSCKDKFLILLQGDERRLRVAVRTCKTKNIILKQENTTFTTNVNTKEELKLIEDVHNH, from the coding sequence ATGATTAAAAAACACAACATAACGGGCATTATACTAGCCGGAGGAAAAAGTTCCCGAATGGGAACAGATAAAGGATTTCTGTTATTTAAAAACAAGCCATTTATTCAGTATAGTATCAACGCACTAAAGCCTTTAACAAATGAAATTCTTATTGTTTCAGATAACCCAGATTATGATAAATTTGGTTTAAAACGTATCAATGACATAACCAAAGATACGGGTCCTATCTCAGGCATATGTTCAGGATTGGTAGCCTCATCAACAGCATATAACTTAATTTTGAGCTGCGACATTCCTCTGATTAATTCAAACATATTACAAAAATTAGTGGATGCTATTGATGATGAATCAGAAATCATCCAAATTGAGAGTAACGGTAAAACCATGCCACTCATAGCGGTATACCATAGATCCTGTAAAGATAAATTTTTAATCTTGTTACAGGGAGATGAAAGAAGATTAAGAGTGGCGGTAAGAACTTGTAAAACAAAAAATATCATTTTAAAACAAGAAAACACCACGTTTACAACAAATGTAAATACCAAGGAAGAATTAAAATTAATTGAAGATGTACATAACCATTAA
- a CDS encoding sulfite exporter TauE/SafE family protein, giving the protein MLQNENIYFFLLILPIVSFLYSSVGHGGASGYLALMALFSFAPESMKPTALLLNLFVAGISFYYYYKEGFFNKKMFLYFAITSIPFAFLGGTLEVDASLYKKILAVLLVFAILKMLNVFGKESDSVKQIKLWQGLVIGSVIGFFSGLIGIGGGIILTPVILLFHWGKMKEAAAVSALFIWVNSASGLIGQLSSGVILEKESFLLVAIAVVGGVLGGYYGSKKINNQKLRYMLAFVLVIACVKLFFA; this is encoded by the coding sequence ATGTTACAAAACGAAAACATATACTTTTTTTTACTTATCCTACCCATAGTCTCATTTTTATATTCTAGTGTGGGTCATGGTGGTGCGAGTGGTTACTTAGCCCTTATGGCTTTATTTTCGTTTGCGCCAGAAAGCATGAAACCTACGGCCCTACTTCTTAACCTTTTTGTGGCTGGAATTTCGTTCTATTACTATTATAAAGAAGGCTTTTTTAATAAAAAAATGTTTCTGTATTTTGCCATAACATCCATTCCATTCGCCTTCTTAGGAGGTACTTTAGAAGTTGATGCATCGCTATATAAAAAAATTCTTGCTGTTTTATTGGTATTCGCTATTCTAAAAATGTTGAATGTATTTGGAAAGGAAAGTGATTCTGTAAAACAAATTAAACTGTGGCAAGGTTTGGTAATTGGAAGTGTTATAGGATTCTTTTCAGGTCTTATTGGTATTGGTGGCGGTATTATATTAACCCCCGTAATCCTGCTATTCCATTGGGGCAAAATGAAAGAAGCCGCAGCAGTGTCAGCACTGTTTATTTGGGTAAATTCAGCTTCTGGCCTAATTGGTCAATTGAGCAGCGGCGTTATATTGGAAAAAGAGTCTTTTTTACTGGTTGCCATTGCTGTTGTAGGCGGTGTTTTGGGCGGTTATTATGGTAGTAAAAAAATCAACAATCAAAAACTCCGTTACATGTTAGCGTTTGTATTAGTGATAGCTTGTGTTAAATTATTCTTTGCATAA
- a CDS encoding four helix bundle protein — MENKDFAKKLEYRTRQFGISIIKLSTSLPNTIEGNVIRNQITKSGTSIGANYREANRSRSKRDFKNKISESEASETEYWLEIIKDFNGLKNEVLNSTMNEAKELLALFTSISNKL, encoded by the coding sequence ATGGAGAACAAGGATTTTGCAAAGAAACTGGAATATCGAACAAGGCAATTTGGAATATCGATTATCAAACTATCGACTAGCTTACCCAACACGATTGAAGGAAACGTTATTCGCAACCAAATTACAAAGTCTGGTACTAGCATTGGGGCAAATTATCGTGAAGCAAATAGATCTCGGAGTAAAAGGGATTTCAAAAATAAAATATCTGAAAGTGAAGCTAGTGAAACTGAATATTGGCTGGAAATAATTAAAGATTTTAATGGGCTAAAAAATGAAGTATTGAATTCGACAATGAATGAAGCAAAAGAACTTTTAGCACTTTTTACTTCTATCTCAAACAAACTTTAG